The following are encoded in a window of Phocoena phocoena chromosome 2, mPhoPho1.1, whole genome shotgun sequence genomic DNA:
- the PEX11A gene encoding peroxisomal membrane protein 11A isoform X2, translating into MDAFIRFTNQTQGRDRLFRATQYTCMLLRYLLEPKADKEEVVMKLKKLESSVSTGRKSSLNRVIYFICDTILFVRSVGLASGINKEKWRMWAARHYYYSLLLSLVRDLYEISLQMEQVAHDRAKKEKSPSQDPLVYSVADEETEWLQSFLLLLFQSLKKHPPLLLDTVKNFCDILNPLDQLGIYKSNPGIIGLGGLVSSIAGIITVAYPQMKLKTR; encoded by the exons agCCACTCAGTACACATGCATGTTGCTTAGATATTTGTTAGAGCCTAAAGCTGACAAAGAGGAGGTTGTTATGAAGCTCAAGAAACTGGAGTCCAGTGTGAGCACTGGCCGTAAAT CCAGCCTGAACCGTGTGATTTATTTCATCTGTGACACCATCCTTTTTGTGAGGAGTGTAGGGCTCGCCTCTGGCATTAACAAAGAGAAATGGCGAATGTGGGCTGCACGCCATTACTACTATTCTCTTCTGCTGAGCCTGGTCAGGGATCTGTATGAAATCTCCCTGCAGATGGAACAGGTTGCACACGACAGAGCAAAGAAGGAGAAATCACCATCCCAGGATCCTCTTGTGTATAGCGTggctgatgaggaaacagaatggCTCcagtcctttcttcttctcttattcCAATCTCTGAAGAAGCATCCTCCCTTGCTCCTGGACACAGTGAAGAACTTCTGTGATATCCTGAACCCTTTGGACCAGCTGGGGATCTATAAGTCCAATCCTGGCATCATAGGCCTTGGAGGTCTCGTGTCCTCTATAGCAGGCATCATCACTGTGGCGTATCCTCAGATGAAACTGAAGACCCGCTGA
- the PEX11A gene encoding peroxisomal membrane protein 11A isoform X1 → MDAFIRFTNQTQGRDRLFRATQYTCMLLRYLLEPKADKEEVVMKLKKLESSVSTGRKWFRLGNVVHAVQMIQQSSHATDLVPRICLILASLNRVIYFICDTILFVRSVGLASGINKEKWRMWAARHYYYSLLLSLVRDLYEISLQMEQVAHDRAKKEKSPSQDPLVYSVADEETEWLQSFLLLLFQSLKKHPPLLLDTVKNFCDILNPLDQLGIYKSNPGIIGLGGLVSSIAGIITVAYPQMKLKTR, encoded by the exons agCCACTCAGTACACATGCATGTTGCTTAGATATTTGTTAGAGCCTAAAGCTGACAAAGAGGAGGTTGTTATGAAGCTCAAGAAACTGGAGTCCAGTGTGAGCACTGGCCGTAAAT GGTTCAGACTAGGCAATGTGGTACATGCTGTACAGATGATTCAGCAGAGCAGTCATGCCACTGACCTAGTGCCCCGCATCTGCCTAATATTAGCCAGCCTGAACCGTGTGATTTATTTCATCTGTGACACCATCCTTTTTGTGAGGAGTGTAGGGCTCGCCTCTGGCATTAACAAAGAGAAATGGCGAATGTGGGCTGCACGCCATTACTACTATTCTCTTCTGCTGAGCCTGGTCAGGGATCTGTATGAAATCTCCCTGCAGATGGAACAGGTTGCACACGACAGAGCAAAGAAGGAGAAATCACCATCCCAGGATCCTCTTGTGTATAGCGTggctgatgaggaaacagaatggCTCcagtcctttcttcttctcttattcCAATCTCTGAAGAAGCATCCTCCCTTGCTCCTGGACACAGTGAAGAACTTCTGTGATATCCTGAACCCTTTGGACCAGCTGGGGATCTATAAGTCCAATCCTGGCATCATAGGCCTTGGAGGTCTCGTGTCCTCTATAGCAGGCATCATCACTGTGGCGTATCCTCAGATGAAACTGAAGACCCGCTGA